AGGTCGCTGACCGGGATGGGGACCTGGGGGAAGAGCACCACGCGCTCACCCTCTCGCTCCCATTCCACCGCCAGTCGCACGAGATGCCCTTCGTAGTCTCCGCTCTCTCCGACCAGGGGAGTTCCACACCCCTCGCCCAAGGGAGTGCTCCACTTGAGACGGGCGGTGTCGAGAAGAACCGCGTGCGCGGCATAGAGCTCGTGGGCGGTGTCGCGCAGGAACGTCCCTTCGAGCTGCAGGTAGGCCGCGTCTCCGATCTTCGCGCGAACCAGATCGCTCACGCGTCGACCCGACGCGATGGTCTCGCACATGGTCTCGAGGCTGCACCGCAGAGGGTCGAGCGGGGCCAGCGCTGCGTCGAGCGAAACGGCGCGCGGCCACGGCACGCCTCCTTCCCCGAGCGTATGCAAGAGGGCCTCGTCGGCCTGCAGCGCCGCGCTCAGCCGCGAGATGTGCGCCAGGGGGAACGGCCGCAGCCCCGCTTCCCAGGCGTGAACCCGCGACTGTCGCACGCCAAGGGCCTGTCCCAGCGCCTGCTGGGTGAGGTGAAGCTCGAGGCGGCGCTTGCGAATGAAGGTGGCGAGTGGATTCGTCATTGCGGGCAGTGTAGCGCGGGCGACTGCGCGACGCCATTGCGACGATGTTGCGAACGTGTGAACGGGTATCGAATCGGGGAGCGATGGCTCCGCGACGCCATCGGCTTGGCCGCGGCATCGGCTGATCCCC
The DNA window shown above is from Pseudomonadota bacterium and carries:
- a CDS encoding XRE family transcriptional regulator produces the protein MTNPLATFIRKRRLELHLTQQALGQALGVRQSRVHAWEAGLRPFPLAHISRLSAALQADEALLHTLGEGGVPWPRAVSLDAALAPLDPLRCSLETMCETIASGRRVSDLVRAKIGDAAYLQLEGTFLRDTAHELYAAHAVLLDTARLKWSTPLGEGCGTPLVGESGDYEGHLVRLAVEWEREGERVVLFPQVPIPVSDLKPRVDFLAIHAGPRLRPQSTVVELDGHPHTFQRQRDTTRTLKLPFPVIRCDNSAVSLPGFLPWLLDQVRERAAYARVSSEAYSRFLEDRRAQMKRLRDH